The following proteins are encoded in a genomic region of Montipora foliosa isolate CH-2021 chromosome 8, ASM3666993v2, whole genome shotgun sequence:
- the LOC137967249 gene encoding uncharacterized protein — protein MAFYSGKMFPRRNPPPSDHRLLMEPWFKHRYLVYLQRIQQGGAPMGTLCSCTLGIQPNVYDQLPSTQQAQVAEIFRAAEGAWAEEGPLGGFVADQHGGGGRPVFPVFLSEIPHQGDRLIKPFAWSCTRGTFCLATGGVRRLIARPYATAQFYSGHTPDTGLEMWPLFLVFADIAVAH, from the coding sequence ATGGCATTCTATTCGGGCAAAATGTTTCCTCGGCGTAATCCACCGCCTTCGGATCATAGGTTGCTTATGGAACCGTGGTTCAAGCATCGTTATTTGGTTTACCTTCAACGAATTCAACAAGGCGGTGCTCCTATGGGTACGTTATGCTCTTGTACGCTCGGAATTCAACCGAATGTTTACGATCAGCTACCCTCGACGCAACAAGCCCAAGTGGCCGAAATATTTCGCGCTGCTGAAGGCGCTTGGGCAGAAGAAGGTCCCCTTGGTGGTTTCGTCGCAGATCAACatggaggaggaggaagacCCGTTTTTCCGGTTTTCTTGTCCGAAATACCACACCAAGGTGACCGCCTTATCAAGCCATTTGCGTGGTCTTGTACGCGAGGCACATTTTGCCTGGCTACTGGCGGAGTTAGACGTTTGATTGCAAGACCTTATGCGACTGCTCAGTTTTACTCTGGACATACACCAGACACTGGATTAGAAATGTGGCCTCTATTTTTGGTCTTTGCAGATATTGCTGTTGCACATTAA